The following coding sequences are from one Lolium rigidum isolate FL_2022 chromosome 6, APGP_CSIRO_Lrig_0.1, whole genome shotgun sequence window:
- the LOC124662088 gene encoding cyclase-like protein 3: MAPPLLLLLLPLLAAATPPAYRDEPPSCAAAAAPVPVPERREAHGGGRILDITHYYREDMPSWESDAGIGQFLWLPASMRNGSLANNSEMRMPTHTGTHVDAPGHVFQHYFDAGFDVDTLDLDVLNGPSLLVDVPRDQNITAKTMESLQIPKGVQRVLFRTLNTDRQLMWKKEFDTSYVGFMKDGAQWLVDNTDIKLIGIDYLSVAAFDDLIPSHLVLLKNRDIILVEGLKLENVNPGLYSVHCLPLRLRGAEGSPIRCILIK; this comes from the exons aTGGCGCCTCcccttctgctcctcctcctccctctcctcgccgccgccacgccgcccgCCTACCGAGACGAGCCTCCGTcctgcgccgccgcggccgcgccgGTGCCTGTGCCGGAGCGACGGGAGGCGCACGGCGGGGGGCGCATCCTGGACATCACCCACTACTACCGGGAGGACATGCCCTCCTGGGAGTCGGACGCCGGGATCGGCCAGTTCCTGTGGTTGCCCGCCTCCATGCGCAACGGCTCCCTCGCCAACAACTCCGAGATGCGGATGCCCACGCACACCGGCACCCACGTCGACGCCCCCGGCCACGTCTTCCAGCACTACTTCGACGCCGGCTTCGACGTCGACACCCTCGACCTCGACGTCCTCAACG GTCCTTCACTGTTGGTTGATGTTCCAAGGGATCAAAATATTACTG CTAAAACAATGGAATCTCTACAAATTCCTAAAGGTGTTCAGCGTGTACTATTTAGAACATTAAACACTGACAG GCAGCTAATGTGGAAGAAAGAGTTTGACACAAGTTATGTGGGCTTTATGAAGGATGGTGCCCAATGGTTGGTAGATAATACAGATATCAAGCTTATTG GAATAGACTATTTGTCTGTTGCAGCTTTTGATGACTTGATCCCTTCACATTTAGTTCTTCTCAAAAACCGG GATATCATTCTTGTCGAGGGTCTCAAACTGGAGAATGTCAACCCTGGGCTATACTCTGTGCATTGTCTGCCACTTCGGTTGCGTGGAGCTGAAGGTTCGCCGATCAGATGCATCCTTATAAagtga